In Drosophila santomea strain STO CAGO 1482 chromosome 2L, Prin_Dsan_1.1, whole genome shotgun sequence, a single window of DNA contains:
- the LOC120458289 gene encoding retinaldehyde-binding protein 1 gives MAATDIAEEAFHLRLGYLKPETLEIARVELRETEEVKAEAILKLRELLKATPELNYKDDDAFLTVFLRACHFYPEGALEKMKTTATFRKEYASLVRGLLVEQVKEKFVKGSVINVLRNCDQKGRRVLIVNCGKLWDPSDITSDEMFRMLYMVHLAAQLEEETQVRGVVCIMDFEGLSMKQVKALSPSFSKRLLTFIQEAMPLRMKEVHFVKQPFIFNMVWSLFKPFVKQKLNSRMHFHGSDMKSLQKFLDPSVLPANYKGTLPAIDYGGVEWFPALEKQAQYVADWSQLGPAQW, from the exons ATGGCTGCCACCGATATCGCCGAGGAGGCCTTCCACTTGCGTCTGGGCTATCTAAAGCCGGAGACCCTGGAAATCGCCCGGGTGGAACTCCGGGAAACCGAGGAGGTCAAGGCGGAGGCCATCCTCAAGCTCCGGGAGCTGCTCAAGGCCACGCCCGAGCTGAACTACAAGGACGACGACGCCTTCCTCACAGTCTTCCTGCGCGCCTGCCACTTCTACCCCGAAGGAGCCCTCGAAAAG ATGAAGACCACAGCCACCTTCCGCAAGGAGTACGCCTCCCTGGTCCGAGGACTCCTGGTGGAGCAAGTGAAGGAGAAATTCGTGAAGGGCAGTGTGATCAACGTGCTGAGGAACTGCGACCAGAAGGGTCGCCGTGTGCTGATCGTGAACTGTGGCAAACTCTGGGATCCCAGCGACATTACCAGCGATGAGATGTTCCGCATGCTCTACATGGTGCATCTGGCCGcccagctggaggaggagacCCAGGTGAGGGGCGTGGTGTGCATCATGGACTTCGAGGGACTGTCGATGAAGCAGGTGAAGGCCCTGTCGCCGAGCTTCTCCAAGCGACTGCTCACATTCATCCAGGAGGCGATGCCCCTGCGCATGAAGGAGGTGCACTTCGTGAAGCAGCCCTTCATCTTCAACATGGTCTGGTCGCTCTTCAAGCCCTTCGTCAAACAGAAGCTGAACAGTAGG ATGCACTTCCACGGCAGCGACATGAAGTCCTTGCAGAAGTTCCTCGACCCCTCCGTCCTGCCCGCCAACTACAAGGGTACTCTGCCCGCGATCGACTACGGTGGCGTGGAGTGGTTCCCCGCTCTGGAGAAGCAGGCCCAGTATGTGGCCGATTGGAGCCAGTTGGGCCCCGCCCAGTGGTGA
- the LOC120455999 gene encoding dihydrolipoyllysine-residue acetyltransferase component of pyruvate dehydrogenase complex, mitochondrial isoform X2: MLRSLATTRNELGALRSVLLRSNNATYVRRSAGNVVVRALSSQLINSRNLQSIRSKLTTSQSPVAWSYNFARAYSNLPEHIRVPLPALSPTMERGSIVSWEKKEGDQLNEGDLLCEIETDKATMGFETPEEGYLAKILIQGGTKDVPVGQLLCIIVPDQGSVAAFANFKDDAAGAPPAAPAAAPAPAAAAPPPPPPAAAPAAAAPPPAPAAAPAAAGTGRVYASPMAKRLAEAQQLRLQGQKAAAKPAAAAPAKAPKAAGARYEDIPVTNMRAVIAKRLLESKTQLPHYYVTVQCQVDKLLKFRAKVNKKYEKQGARVSVNDFIIKAVAIASLKVPEANSAWMDTVIRQYDDVDVSVAVSTDKGLITPIVFNADRKGVLEISKDVKALAAKARDNKLQPHEFQGGTISVSNLGMFGVNQFAAVINPPQSCILAIGTTTKQLVADPDSLKGFKEVNVLTVTLSADHRVVDGAVAARWLQHFRDYMEDPSNMVL; encoded by the exons ATGCTGCGCTCCCTTGCAACAACACGAAACGAACTCGGGGCCCTTCGCTCCGTGCTCCTGCGATCGAATAACGCCACCTATGTCCGCCGATCTGCCGGAAATGTGGTGGTGCGCGCCCTCAGCTCCCAGCTGATCAACTCCCGGAATCTCCAGAGCATCAG GTCGAAACTTACCACTAGCCAGTCTCCGGTGGCATGGAGCTACAACTTCGCCCGTGCCTATTCCAACCTTCCGGAACACATTAGGGTGCCACTGCCTGCTCTTTCACCCACCATGGAGCGCGGATCGATTGTCAGCTGGGAAAAGAAGGAGGGCGACCAGCTCAACGAAG GTGACCTGCTGTGCGAGATTGAGACGGACAAGGCCACCATGGGCTTCGAGACACCCGAGGAGGGCTATCTGGCCAAGATTCTCATCCAGGGCGGCACCAAGGACGTTCCCGTTGGCCAGCTGCTGTGCATTATCGTGCCAGACCAAGGCAGCGTAGCTGCATTCGCAAACTTCAAGGACGACGCGGCCGGCGCACCACCAGCTGCTCCGGCAGCAGCTCCAGCgcccgcagcagcagccccaccaccaccaccgcccgCCGCAGCTCCAGCTGCCGCTGCGCCCCCACCAGCTCCCGccgctgctccagctgcagcaggtACAGGCCGTGTGTATGCCAGTCCCATGGCCAAGCGACTAGCCGAGGCACAACAGCTGCGTCTACAAG GCCAGAAAGCGGCAGCCaagccagctgctgctgcacctgccAAGGCCCCTAAGGCAGCTGGAGCCCGCTACGAGGACATCCCGGTGACCAACATGCGCGCAGTGATTGCCAAACGCCTGCTGGAGTCCAAGACCCAACTGCCTCACTACTACGTCACCGTGCAGTGCCAAGTCGATAAG CTCCTGAAGTTCCGCGCGAAGGTAAACAAGAAGTACGAGAAGCAGGGTGCCCGCGTCTCTGTGAACGACTTCATCATCAAGGCGGTGGCCATCGCCAGTCTTAAAGTTCCCGAAGCGAACTCCGCCTGGATGGACACAGTTATTCGGCAGTACGACGACGTCGACGTCTCGGTGGCCGTCTCCACAGATAAGGGTCTGATTACCCCGATTGTCTTCAATGCCGACCGCAAGGGAGTCCTCGAGATCTCTAAGGATGTCAAGGCGCTGGCAGCCAAGGCACGCGACAACAAACTGCAGCCACACGAATTCCAGGGCGGCACTATCTCGGTGTCCAATCTGGGCATGTTCG GTGTGAACCAGTTTGCCGCTGTCATCAACCCTCCTCAATCGTGCATCCTTGCCATTGGCACCACAACGAAACAATTGGTTGCGGACCCGGACAGTCTCAAGGG TTTCAAGGAGGTGAACGTGCTGACCGTCACCCTGAGCGCTGATCATCGTGTTGTGgatggtgctgttgctgccaggTGGCTGCAGCACTTCCGCGACTACATGGAGGATCCTTCCAATATGGTATTGTAA
- the LOC120455999 gene encoding dihydrolipoyllysine-residue acetyltransferase component of pyruvate dehydrogenase complex, mitochondrial isoform X3 translates to MLRSLATTRNELGALRSVLLRSNNATYVRRSAGNVVVRALSSQLINSRNLQSIRSKLTTSQSPVAWSYNFARAYSNLPEHIRVPLPALSPTMERGSIVSWEKKEGDQLNEGDLLCEIETDKATMGFETPEEGYLAKILIQGGTKDVPVGQLLCIIVPDQGSVAAFANFKDDAAGAPPAAPAAAPAPAAAAPPPPPPAAAPAAAAPPPAPAAAPAAAGQKAAAKPAAAAPAKAPKAAGARYEDIPVTNMRAVIAKRLLESKTQLPHYYVTVQCQVDKLLKFRAKVNKKYEKQGARVSVNDFIIKAVAIASLKVPEANSAWMDTVIRQYDDVDVSVAVSTDKGLITPIVFNADRKGVLEISKDVKALAAKARDNKLQPHEFQGGTISVSNLGMFGVNQFAAVINPPQSCILAIGTTTKQLVADPDSLKGFKEVNVLTVTLSADHRVVDGAVAARWLQHFRDYMEDPSNMVL, encoded by the exons ATGCTGCGCTCCCTTGCAACAACACGAAACGAACTCGGGGCCCTTCGCTCCGTGCTCCTGCGATCGAATAACGCCACCTATGTCCGCCGATCTGCCGGAAATGTGGTGGTGCGCGCCCTCAGCTCCCAGCTGATCAACTCCCGGAATCTCCAGAGCATCAG GTCGAAACTTACCACTAGCCAGTCTCCGGTGGCATGGAGCTACAACTTCGCCCGTGCCTATTCCAACCTTCCGGAACACATTAGGGTGCCACTGCCTGCTCTTTCACCCACCATGGAGCGCGGATCGATTGTCAGCTGGGAAAAGAAGGAGGGCGACCAGCTCAACGAAG GTGACCTGCTGTGCGAGATTGAGACGGACAAGGCCACCATGGGCTTCGAGACACCCGAGGAGGGCTATCTGGCCAAGATTCTCATCCAGGGCGGCACCAAGGACGTTCCCGTTGGCCAGCTGCTGTGCATTATCGTGCCAGACCAAGGCAGCGTAGCTGCATTCGCAAACTTCAAGGACGACGCGGCCGGCGCACCACCAGCTGCTCCGGCAGCAGCTCCAGCgcccgcagcagcagccccaccaccaccaccgcccgCCGCAGCTCCAGCTGCCGCTGCGCCCCCACCAGCTCCCGccgctgctccagctgcagcag GCCAGAAAGCGGCAGCCaagccagctgctgctgcacctgccAAGGCCCCTAAGGCAGCTGGAGCCCGCTACGAGGACATCCCGGTGACCAACATGCGCGCAGTGATTGCCAAACGCCTGCTGGAGTCCAAGACCCAACTGCCTCACTACTACGTCACCGTGCAGTGCCAAGTCGATAAG CTCCTGAAGTTCCGCGCGAAGGTAAACAAGAAGTACGAGAAGCAGGGTGCCCGCGTCTCTGTGAACGACTTCATCATCAAGGCGGTGGCCATCGCCAGTCTTAAAGTTCCCGAAGCGAACTCCGCCTGGATGGACACAGTTATTCGGCAGTACGACGACGTCGACGTCTCGGTGGCCGTCTCCACAGATAAGGGTCTGATTACCCCGATTGTCTTCAATGCCGACCGCAAGGGAGTCCTCGAGATCTCTAAGGATGTCAAGGCGCTGGCAGCCAAGGCACGCGACAACAAACTGCAGCCACACGAATTCCAGGGCGGCACTATCTCGGTGTCCAATCTGGGCATGTTCG GTGTGAACCAGTTTGCCGCTGTCATCAACCCTCCTCAATCGTGCATCCTTGCCATTGGCACCACAACGAAACAATTGGTTGCGGACCCGGACAGTCTCAAGGG TTTCAAGGAGGTGAACGTGCTGACCGTCACCCTGAGCGCTGATCATCGTGTTGTGgatggtgctgttgctgccaggTGGCTGCAGCACTTCCGCGACTACATGGAGGATCCTTCCAATATGGTATTGTAA
- the LOC120455999 gene encoding dihydrolipoyllysine-residue acetyltransferase component of pyruvate dehydrogenase complex, mitochondrial isoform X1 — MLRSLATTRNELGALRSVLLRSNNATYVRRSAGNVVVRALSSQLINSRNLQSIRSKLTTSQSPVAWSYNFARAYSNLPEHIRVPLPALSPTMERGSIVSWEKKEGDQLNEGDLLCEIETDKATMGFETPEEGYLAKILIQGGTKDVPVGQLLCIIVPDQGSVAAFANFKDDAAGAPPAAPAAAPAPAAAAPPPPPPAAAPAAAAPPPAPAAAPAAAGTGRVYASPMAKRLAEAQQLRLQGKGSGVHGSIKSGDLAGQKAAAKPAAAAPAKAPKAAGARYEDIPVTNMRAVIAKRLLESKTQLPHYYVTVQCQVDKLLKFRAKVNKKYEKQGARVSVNDFIIKAVAIASLKVPEANSAWMDTVIRQYDDVDVSVAVSTDKGLITPIVFNADRKGVLEISKDVKALAAKARDNKLQPHEFQGGTISVSNLGMFGVNQFAAVINPPQSCILAIGTTTKQLVADPDSLKGFKEVNVLTVTLSADHRVVDGAVAARWLQHFRDYMEDPSNMVL, encoded by the exons ATGCTGCGCTCCCTTGCAACAACACGAAACGAACTCGGGGCCCTTCGCTCCGTGCTCCTGCGATCGAATAACGCCACCTATGTCCGCCGATCTGCCGGAAATGTGGTGGTGCGCGCCCTCAGCTCCCAGCTGATCAACTCCCGGAATCTCCAGAGCATCAG GTCGAAACTTACCACTAGCCAGTCTCCGGTGGCATGGAGCTACAACTTCGCCCGTGCCTATTCCAACCTTCCGGAACACATTAGGGTGCCACTGCCTGCTCTTTCACCCACCATGGAGCGCGGATCGATTGTCAGCTGGGAAAAGAAGGAGGGCGACCAGCTCAACGAAG GTGACCTGCTGTGCGAGATTGAGACGGACAAGGCCACCATGGGCTTCGAGACACCCGAGGAGGGCTATCTGGCCAAGATTCTCATCCAGGGCGGCACCAAGGACGTTCCCGTTGGCCAGCTGCTGTGCATTATCGTGCCAGACCAAGGCAGCGTAGCTGCATTCGCAAACTTCAAGGACGACGCGGCCGGCGCACCACCAGCTGCTCCGGCAGCAGCTCCAGCgcccgcagcagcagccccaccaccaccaccgcccgCCGCAGCTCCAGCTGCCGCTGCGCCCCCACCAGCTCCCGccgctgctccagctgcagcaggtACAGGCCGTGTGTATGCCAGTCCCATGGCCAAGCGACTAGCCGAGGCACAACAGCTGCGTCTACAAG GCAAGGGCAGTGGAGTCCATGGCTCAATTAAATCTGGTGATCTTGCAGGCCAGAAAGCGGCAGCCaagccagctgctgctgcacctgccAAGGCCCCTAAGGCAGCTGGAGCCCGCTACGAGGACATCCCGGTGACCAACATGCGCGCAGTGATTGCCAAACGCCTGCTGGAGTCCAAGACCCAACTGCCTCACTACTACGTCACCGTGCAGTGCCAAGTCGATAAG CTCCTGAAGTTCCGCGCGAAGGTAAACAAGAAGTACGAGAAGCAGGGTGCCCGCGTCTCTGTGAACGACTTCATCATCAAGGCGGTGGCCATCGCCAGTCTTAAAGTTCCCGAAGCGAACTCCGCCTGGATGGACACAGTTATTCGGCAGTACGACGACGTCGACGTCTCGGTGGCCGTCTCCACAGATAAGGGTCTGATTACCCCGATTGTCTTCAATGCCGACCGCAAGGGAGTCCTCGAGATCTCTAAGGATGTCAAGGCGCTGGCAGCCAAGGCACGCGACAACAAACTGCAGCCACACGAATTCCAGGGCGGCACTATCTCGGTGTCCAATCTGGGCATGTTCG GTGTGAACCAGTTTGCCGCTGTCATCAACCCTCCTCAATCGTGCATCCTTGCCATTGGCACCACAACGAAACAATTGGTTGCGGACCCGGACAGTCTCAAGGG TTTCAAGGAGGTGAACGTGCTGACCGTCACCCTGAGCGCTGATCATCGTGTTGTGgatggtgctgttgctgccaggTGGCTGCAGCACTTCCGCGACTACATGGAGGATCCTTCCAATATGGTATTGTAA